A portion of the Malania oleifera isolate guangnan ecotype guangnan chromosome 3, ASM2987363v1, whole genome shotgun sequence genome contains these proteins:
- the LOC131150654 gene encoding uncharacterized protein LOC131150654, which produces MYNGIGLQTPRGSGTNGYIQSNKFFVKPKSGKVSLEPTKGFSADQGTAGVSKKPNRDILEHDRKRQIQLKLVVLEEKLSDQGYTDAEIADRLEEARRTLEAAAASEATGGPGAIVVADKKVSDTQSHQIAARKEKQMETLRAALGIGISEFDDQKKQNVEENDDDKPRTRRPFLDREVRKDKLVVEELKDEKDDIEESIKDLQSRRKEGGKDRSNELSQRKHQESKKRGYRNDSSDTDSSGKRAKRKKKHHQKASRGSESEEDSGSDSDSDSDIGRKKQRKLSKKHKKGKRYDTDDSSSASDSDSASGRRQNTSKKHKKGMTYDSDDSASDPDGDDIGKESRKKEVGKSSKARKRHDSDDDSSFDEGLPNLKTQKWNQHTKSRRKHDSEDDSDTDSEKKIETRRGWHSRSLRAEKDNPDMENYKKSHSGKHGKNGERFDNNSDSDSGGRHGKNLRAEKGDPDVENYRKSYSRKHGKSGEKFDDDSDSYSGQGRKHEKEKIKRSWGNRRHDTDEDESESESDNDESTKKNQRRRQHNNSEDDFDIAGDEKVRNIQRTKRRDTDKDDSDIGSDEKAEKIRRSRRHDTDNDDSDTNSGRNNADRRHGRDDERSRGTKHERDAVEYESRRYGKGEEEQRYGRGRGDMDYREHGSGRKYGRDLEDSGERKHKRDNEDHGYRRHEKYDEEQQHVNRKNYLADENHGGSERHNNDEIESRARKHKRGEEHGYGIHGKNEEEQVQERERKYLNNEENGGGRRHSWVEEESGGKKRKINEEEQDFKRHGKDEEALRHKRRNDLNNEEHRGGKRHNRDEESGERKYKRDEKVQEYGRFGKDEEEQQCGSSRRRQRGAEEERGSRRYEGDRQTESSKRSRYEDSQNERRRYENNRDDDGRFRR; this is translated from the exons ATGTACAACGGTATTGGGTTACAGACCCCAAGGGGATCTGGAACTAATGGGTACATTCAGAGCAATAAATTCTTTGTGAAGCCCAAGAGCGGAAAAGTTTCTCTTGAACCCACCAAGGGATTCTCAGCTGATCAGGGAACTGCAGGTGTCTCCAAGAAGCCCAATAGGGACATCCTTGAACATGACAGGAAGCGCCAGATTCAGCTGAAGCTTGTGGTGTTGGAAGAGAAGCTCAGTGATCAGGGTTACACAGATGCTGAGATTGCTGACCGGCTAGAGGAGGCAAGGAGGACTCTGGAAGCTGCTGCAGCTTCTGAAGCAACTGGTGGACCTGGTGCCATAGTTGTTGCTGACAAAAA GGTTTCAGATACTCAGTCCCACCAAATTGCTGCTAGGAAAGAGAAGCAGATGGAAACATTAAGAGCTGCTCTTGGGATTGGCATCTCAGAATTTGATGATCAAAAGAAGCAGAATGTAGAAGAGAATGATGATGATAAACCAAGAACCAGGCGACCTTTCTTGGATAGAGAGGTCAGAAAAGACAAGCTTGTGGTAGAAGAGCTTAAAGATGAGAAAGATGATATTGAGGAGAGTATTAAAGATTTACAAAGTAGGAGGAAAGAAGGTGGTAAAGACAGGTCCAATGAGCTGAGTCAACGAAAGCACCAAGAAAGCAAGAAGAGAGGGTATAGGAATGATTCTAGTGATACAGACAGCAGTGGAAAACGTGCTAAAAGGAAAAAGAAGCATCATCAGAAGGCTAGTAGGGGGAGTGAGTCTGAAGAAGATTCTGGTtctgattctgattctgattctgaTATTGGGAGGAAGAAACAGCGAAAATTATCAAAGAAGCATAAGAAGGGCAAAAGATATGATACTGATGATTCTTCTTCTGCTTCTGACTCTGATTCTGCTTCTGGGAGGAGGCAAAACACATCAAAGAAGCATAAGAAGGGCATGACATATGACAGTGATGATTCTGCTTCTGATCCTGATGGTGATGATATTGGTAAAGAGAGTCGCAAAAAGGAAGTTGGTAAATCGTCTAAAGCTCGGAAGAGGCATGACTCCGATGATGATTCTAGTTTTGATGAAGGTTTGCCTAACCTGAAAACTCAAAAATGGAACCAACATACAAAATCAAGGAGGAAGCATGATTCTGAAGATGATTCTGATACTGACAGTGAGAAGAAAATTGAGACACGGAGAGGTTGGCACAGTAGAAGTCTCAGGGCAGAGAAAGATAATCCTGACATGGAAAATTACAAGAAAAGCCACAGCGGAAAGCATGGGAAAAATGGTGAAAGGTTTGATAACAATAGTGATTCTGATTCTGGGGGTCGACATGGTAAAAACCTCAGGGCAGAGAAAGGTGATCCTGATGTGGAAAATTACAGGAAAAGCTACAGCAGAAAGCATGGGAAAAGTGGTGAAAAGTTTGACGACGATAGTGATTCTTATTCTGGTCAAGGGAGAaaacatgaaaaagaaaaaattaagagaAGTTGGGGAAACAGAAGGCATGATACAGATGAGGATGAATCTGAATCTGAATCTGACAATGATGAATCAACAAAGAAAAACCAGAGAAGGAGGCAGCATAATAATTCTGAAGATGACTTTGATATTGCTGGTGATGAAAAAGTACGGAACATTCAGAGAACTAAGAGGCGTGATACTGACAAGGATGACTCTGATATTGGCAGTGATGAAAAAGCTGAAAAGATTCGGAGAAGCCGAAGGCATGATACTGATAATGATGATTCAGATACAAATAGTGGCAGGAATAATGCTGACCGAAGGCATGGTAGAGACGATGAGAGGTCTAGAGGAACAAAGCATGAAAGAGATGCAGTGGAGTATGAATCTAGAAGGTATGGAAAAGGTGAGGAAGAGCAGAGGTATGGAAGAGGGAGAGGTGATATGGATTACAGAGAGCATGGCAGTGGCAGAAAGTATGGCAGGGATTTGGAGGATTCTGGGGAAAGAAAGCACAAGAGGGACAATGAGGATCATGGGTATAGAAGGCATGAAAAATATGATGAAGAGCAGCAGCATGTAAATAGGAAAAACTATTTGGCTGATGAGAATCATGGAGGCAGTGAAAGACATAACAATGATGAAATTGAGTCTAGGGCTAGAAAGCACAAAAGAGGTGAGGAGCATGGATATGGAATTCATGGAAAAAATGAGGAAGAGCAGGTGCAAGAGAGGGAGAGGAAATATTTGAATAATGAAGAGAATGGAGGTGGTCGAAGGCACAGTTGGGTTGAAGAGGAATCTGGGGGAAAAAAACGCAAAATAAATGAGGAAGAACAGGATTTCAAAAGGCATGGAAAAGATGAGGAAGCACTTCGACACAAAAGGAGGAATGATTTGAATAATGAAGAGCATAGAGGTGGGAAAAGGCATAATAGGGATGAGGAGTCAGGGGAAAGAAAATACAAGAGAGATGAAAAGGTACAAGAGTATGGTAGGTTTGGAAAAGATGAGGAAGAGCAGCAATGTGGAAGTAGTAGGAGACGTCAAAGAGGAGCGGAGGAAGAGCGTGGAAGCCGGAGGTATGAGGGGGATAGACAAACAGAATCCTCGAAGAGGAGTAGATATGAAGATTCTCAGAATGAGAGGAGAAGGTATGAGAACAACAGGGATGATGATGGTCGGTTCCGCCGTTGA